Proteins co-encoded in one Streptomyces sp. NBC_01283 genomic window:
- a CDS encoding SpoIIE family protein phosphatase gives MTASNAEQEADFRGPLDVTRAATAVVDAQDTVIGWSPAAERLLGYQPQEIVGRTLASFLSPGPAPSFLPLPPEFRGHELHVARHRDGRELIVATAVCPLPGAGTAARVLVATELKDLRLWESRQALLQGLATQSPVGLGIYDTDLRLTWCNTAYEREIGRPFAEFRGLRADQLYAGGKFVTKGHPPTLEAVMRHVLETGEPFLDLHFQGPPPSDPETDHLWSCAYYRLQDADGRVIGVCEDAFDITDRYKAQRRLALLVEAGRGIGTALDVRVTAEKITEVAVPEFATTVTVDLAKGVLEGEVPATSGAAATSLVRVARCSAEEAGAERADVRAAEENPGQQPSPAPPAEHHSVEYPPGSPQHRSLASGGLVLDETVLVVPLRAGNSTLGLVTFIRDSGGATFDSGEVALADELVARTAVSVDNARRFTRERTASLALQRQLLPQHVPEQSAVELAHRYLPTDDVTGVGGDWFDVIPLSGTRVGLVVGDVVGHGLQAAATMGRLRTTVRAFAQMDMDPVELLSRLDDLVAQSTEEQRSELGTPDGTYADVTTGATCLYAVYDPVSRRCVMARAGHLPPAVVTPDGAPTFPDLPAGPPLGLGGLPFESLEIELPVGSLLALFTDGLVEARDRDIDHGLDTLADVLSDRHASLEELCDRAVGQLLPSGSTADDTALLLVRTRELDTSQVTEWELPPEPVAPGRARELATQQLHDWGLEELSFATELVVSELVTNAVRYAEGPIQVRLIRDRTLLCEVADQGHTSPHLRHSGDEDEGGRGLFIVAQLVQRWGTRYTRSGKTIWTEQAFPAEPG, from the coding sequence ATGACGGCATCGAACGCGGAGCAGGAGGCTGACTTTCGTGGGCCCCTAGACGTCACCAGGGCTGCCACGGCGGTCGTCGACGCCCAGGACACGGTCATCGGGTGGAGCCCCGCGGCCGAACGGCTGCTCGGCTATCAGCCGCAGGAGATCGTCGGCCGGACCCTGGCCTCGTTCCTGTCACCCGGCCCCGCGCCCTCTTTCCTCCCTCTGCCTCCCGAGTTCCGCGGGCACGAGCTGCACGTCGCCCGGCACCGGGACGGGCGGGAGCTGATCGTCGCCACCGCGGTGTGTCCCCTGCCCGGCGCCGGGACGGCGGCGCGCGTCCTCGTCGCGACGGAACTGAAGGATCTGCGGCTGTGGGAATCCCGGCAGGCCCTGCTGCAGGGGCTCGCCACCCAGTCCCCCGTCGGCCTGGGCATCTACGACACCGACCTGCGTCTGACCTGGTGCAACACGGCGTACGAACGAGAGATCGGACGCCCGTTCGCCGAGTTCCGGGGCCTCCGGGCCGATCAGCTGTACGCCGGGGGAAAGTTCGTCACCAAGGGACATCCGCCCACGCTCGAAGCGGTCATGCGTCATGTGCTGGAGACCGGCGAACCCTTTCTGGACCTGCACTTCCAGGGCCCGCCGCCCAGCGACCCGGAAACGGACCACCTGTGGTCCTGCGCCTACTACCGGCTCCAGGACGCCGACGGACGCGTCATCGGCGTGTGCGAGGACGCGTTCGACATCACGGACCGCTACAAGGCGCAACGGCGCCTCGCCCTGCTCGTCGAGGCGGGCCGCGGAATCGGAACCGCCCTCGACGTGCGGGTCACCGCCGAGAAGATCACCGAGGTGGCGGTACCGGAGTTCGCCACCACGGTGACCGTCGACCTCGCGAAGGGGGTCCTCGAAGGCGAGGTGCCGGCCACCAGCGGCGCGGCGGCGACGTCTCTGGTGCGCGTCGCCCGCTGCTCGGCCGAGGAAGCCGGTGCCGAGCGAGCCGACGTCCGGGCAGCCGAGGAGAATCCCGGGCAGCAGCCCTCCCCTGCTCCCCCTGCCGAACACCACTCCGTGGAGTACCCACCTGGTTCGCCGCAGCATCGCAGCCTCGCCTCGGGTGGGCTCGTGCTCGACGAAACGGTCCTGGTCGTGCCACTGCGGGCCGGGAACAGCACGCTGGGCCTTGTCACCTTCATCCGCGACTCCGGCGGGGCCACCTTCGACAGCGGTGAAGTCGCGCTGGCCGACGAGCTGGTCGCCCGTACGGCCGTGTCCGTCGACAACGCCCGCCGCTTCACCCGTGAACGCACCGCCTCCCTCGCCCTCCAGCGCCAGCTGCTGCCCCAGCACGTGCCCGAGCAGTCAGCGGTCGAGCTGGCCCACCGCTACCTGCCCACGGACGATGTGACAGGGGTCGGGGGCGACTGGTTCGACGTCATCCCGCTCTCCGGAACCCGGGTCGGGCTCGTGGTCGGCGACGTGGTCGGCCACGGCCTGCAGGCAGCCGCCACGATGGGTCGGCTGCGCACGACCGTACGGGCCTTCGCGCAGATGGACATGGACCCGGTCGAGCTGCTCTCCCGCCTCGACGACCTGGTGGCGCAGTCGACGGAGGAGCAGCGCAGCGAGCTGGGCACACCCGACGGGACCTACGCCGATGTGACCACCGGGGCGACCTGCCTCTACGCGGTCTACGACCCGGTGTCACGGCGCTGCGTCATGGCCAGGGCAGGTCACCTGCCGCCCGCGGTCGTCACCCCGGACGGTGCGCCGACCTTCCCCGATCTGCCGGCCGGTCCGCCGCTGGGCCTGGGCGGCCTGCCGTTCGAGTCGTTGGAGATCGAGCTGCCGGTGGGCAGCCTGCTGGCGCTCTTCACCGACGGCCTGGTCGAGGCCCGCGACCGCGACATCGACCACGGACTCGACACCCTGGCAGACGTACTCAGCGACCGGCACGCCTCGCTGGAGGAGCTGTGCGACCGGGCCGTTGGACAGCTCCTGCCCAGCGGCTCGACGGCCGACGACACCGCCCTGCTGCTCGTCCGCACCCGCGAACTCGACACCTCGCAGGTCACCGAGTGGGAGCTGCCCCCGGAGCCCGTCGCCCCGGGCCGGGCCCGGGAGCTTGCGACCCAGCAGCTGCACGACTGGGGTCTGGAGGAGCTGTCGTTCGCGACCGAACTCGTCGTCAGCGAGCTGGTGACCAACGCGGTCAGGTACGCCGAGGGACCGATCCAGGTACGCCTCATCCGTGACCGCACCCTGCTGTGCGAGGTCGCGGACCAGGGCCACACCTCGCCCCACCTGCGCCACAGCGGCGACGAGGACGAAGGCGGGCGCGGGCTGTTCATCGTCGCGCAACTCGTCCAGAGATGGGGAACGCGCTACACCCGCTCCGGCAAGACCATCTGGACCGAACAGGCCTTCCCCGCCGAGCCGGGGTGA
- a CDS encoding endonuclease/exonuclease/phosphatase family protein, which yields MTHADAAETDSGSVGRPDTRHSNTGHSDADHPETGHGIWIWRARIRRALRIAGRPGPWKRGLVLAGLALLLGLLMLTHARITDRGGIGSLVETFLPWFGLFVPVLLAGALWRRSASAMIALLLPVVVWLSLFGGLLTDKSHPGSDLTVASHNVGAENADPVGTARDLAASKADVLALEEITAEAKPLYEKELAKTYPHHNVMGTIGLWSKLPLSDTRPVDIKQDVGPLAGTKPEDVRMADSRALRTTVATDQGPLAVYVAHLGSVRVVPGDGFGTAGRDRNAKALAEAVAAEPNKRMVLLGDLNGTTDDRALAGLTSQLRSAQDTAGDGFGYSWPATFPVARIDQILVRDVEPRSSWVLPATGSDHLPVAAGISW from the coding sequence ATGACGCACGCGGACGCGGCGGAGACCGACTCGGGCAGCGTCGGCCGCCCTGATACCAGGCACTCGAATACCGGGCACTCCGATGCCGACCACCCGGAGACTGGTCACGGGATCTGGATCTGGCGCGCGCGCATCCGCCGGGCGCTCCGCATCGCCGGCCGGCCGGGGCCCTGGAAGCGGGGGCTCGTTCTTGCGGGGCTGGCGCTGCTGCTGGGCCTGCTCATGCTGACGCACGCGCGGATCACGGACCGCGGGGGCATCGGCAGCCTGGTGGAGACCTTCCTGCCGTGGTTCGGCCTGTTCGTTCCGGTGCTGCTGGCCGGGGCGCTGTGGCGCCGTTCCGCCTCCGCGATGATCGCGCTGCTGCTGCCGGTCGTGGTGTGGCTGAGCCTCTTCGGGGGTCTGCTCACCGACAAGTCCCACCCGGGCAGCGACCTCACCGTGGCCAGCCACAACGTCGGCGCCGAGAACGCCGATCCGGTCGGCACCGCCCGTGACCTGGCCGCCTCCAAGGCGGACGTGCTGGCCCTGGAGGAGATCACCGCGGAGGCGAAGCCGCTGTACGAGAAGGAGTTGGCCAAGACATACCCGCACCACAACGTGATGGGCACGATCGGCCTGTGGAGCAAGCTGCCGCTCTCGGACACCCGGCCGGTCGACATCAAGCAGGACGTCGGACCGCTGGCCGGCACCAAGCCGGAGGACGTCAGGATGGCCGACAGCCGGGCGCTGCGTACCACCGTCGCCACGGACCAGGGTCCGCTGGCGGTGTATGTGGCCCACTTGGGGTCCGTACGCGTGGTTCCCGGGGACGGCTTCGGGACGGCCGGCCGGGACCGCAACGCCAAGGCGCTCGCCGAGGCCGTCGCCGCCGAGCCGAACAAGCGGATGGTGCTGCTCGGCGACCTGAACGGCACCACGGACGACCGCGCTCTCGCCGGCCTTACCTCCCAGCTGCGGTCAGCCCAGGACACGGCCGGGGACGGCTTCGGCTACAGCTGGCCGGCAACGTTCCCGGTGGCACGGATCGACCAGATCCTGGTCCGCGATGTGGAGCCGAGGAGCTCCTGGGTGCTGCCCGCCACCGGCAGCGACCATCTGCCGGTGGCAGCCGGAATCAGTTGGTGA
- a CDS encoding M15 family metallopeptidase, translating into MAVIAVITAVLGYQVSKSAPHAAASPSHSLGSEGRGGLGAADGVVPDGVTVFDDAVPAVARLDTDLLMTLRRAATDASDEGVEFYVNSGWRSPEYQQQLFRKAVAKYGSEEEAARWVATTATSPHVSGDAVDIGRSDATAWLSQHGSGYGLCRIYRNEPWHYELRTDAITDGCPRMYADPTQDPRMHQ; encoded by the coding sequence ATGGCCGTCATAGCAGTGATCACCGCGGTTCTCGGCTACCAGGTGTCGAAGTCCGCGCCCCACGCAGCCGCATCGCCCTCGCATTCCCTCGGCAGTGAGGGCCGTGGTGGGCTCGGTGCGGCCGACGGTGTCGTCCCCGACGGCGTGACGGTCTTCGATGACGCGGTTCCGGCTGTGGCCCGTCTCGACACGGATCTGCTCATGACCCTCCGCCGGGCTGCCACGGATGCCTCGGACGAGGGAGTCGAGTTCTACGTCAACAGCGGCTGGCGCTCCCCGGAGTACCAGCAGCAGCTCTTTCGCAAGGCGGTCGCCAAGTACGGGTCCGAGGAGGAGGCCGCCCGATGGGTGGCCACCACAGCGACGTCTCCGCACGTGTCGGGGGACGCGGTCGACATCGGGCGCTCCGATGCGACGGCGTGGCTGTCCCAACACGGCTCCGGATACGGCCTGTGCCGGATCTACCGCAACGAACCCTGGCACTACGAACTGCGCACCGACGCGATCACTGACGGCTGTCCGCGGATGTATGCCGACCCCACCCAGGACCCGAGGATGCACCAGTGA
- a CDS encoding response regulator transcription factor, giving the protein MRVLIVEDEPYLAEAIRDGLRLEAIAADIAGDGDTALELLSINTYDIAVLDRDIPGPSGDEIAEHIVEGGSGMPILMLTAADRLDDKASGFGLGADDYVTKPFELRELVLRLRALDRRRAHSRPPVREIAGLRVDPFRREVYRDGRYVALTRKQFAVLEVLVASEGGVVSAEELLERAWDENADPFTNAVRITVSALRKRLGEPWIIATTPGVGYRIDTQPESGHEGADCG; this is encoded by the coding sequence ATGCGTGTGCTGATCGTCGAGGACGAGCCCTATCTGGCAGAAGCGATTCGCGATGGCCTGCGCCTGGAGGCGATCGCGGCCGACATCGCGGGCGACGGCGACACCGCTCTGGAACTGCTGAGCATCAACACGTACGACATCGCGGTCCTCGACCGCGACATCCCCGGACCCTCCGGTGACGAGATCGCCGAACACATCGTCGAGGGCGGCAGCGGCATGCCGATCCTCATGCTCACCGCGGCCGACCGGCTCGACGACAAGGCCTCCGGGTTCGGACTCGGAGCGGATGACTACGTGACGAAGCCCTTCGAACTCCGGGAACTGGTGCTCCGACTCAGAGCACTCGACCGCAGACGCGCCCACAGCAGGCCGCCCGTGCGAGAGATCGCGGGGCTGCGGGTTGATCCGTTCCGCAGGGAGGTCTATCGGGACGGTCGCTATGTGGCGCTGACCAGGAAGCAGTTCGCGGTACTGGAAGTCCTCGTCGCCTCCGAGGGCGGAGTCGTCAGCGCCGAGGAACTCCTCGAACGCGCGTGGGACGAGAACGCCGACCCGTTCACCAACGCCGTACGCATCACCGTCTCGGCCCTGCGCAAGCGTCTCGGCGAACCCTGGATCATCGCCACGACGCCGGGCGTCGGGTACCGCATCGACACGCAACCGGAGTCCGGACACGAGGGAGCCGACTGTGGATAG
- a CDS encoding sensor histidine kinase yields MSVRVKLTLSYAGFVMVAGVMLLVAAWVFLTRVRHVGLSFEPDYGIPVLRAFAPIAAVALTFLLVFGLLGGWLLAGRMLAPLTRITYATRMVTNGSLSHRIRLPGRNDEFRELADAFDTMLVQLEAHVAEQRRFAANASHELRTPLAISKTLLDVARTDPDSDTGEVIERLHAVNTRAIDLTEALLVLSRAGQRSFTRERVDLSLMAEEAAERLLPLAEKHGVTVQTGGDITPTIGSQALLLQLITNLMHNAIVHNLPKQGTVWVNTSARGTRPGTVMLTVENTGEKLTPQLVSTLTEPFQRGTERVHTDHAGVGLGLAIVKTITQAHDGTLTLTPRSAGGVRVAVELPATPRASAGAGAERDAPPPQ; encoded by the coding sequence ATGAGCGTTCGCGTCAAACTCACCCTCAGCTATGCCGGATTCGTCATGGTCGCAGGGGTCATGCTGCTCGTGGCCGCGTGGGTGTTCCTGACCCGTGTGAGACACGTCGGGCTCAGCTTCGAGCCCGACTACGGCATACCTGTCCTGCGCGCTTTCGCCCCGATCGCCGCCGTCGCGCTGACGTTCCTGCTGGTGTTCGGGCTTCTGGGAGGGTGGCTCCTCGCCGGCCGCATGCTCGCCCCCCTCACGCGCATCACGTACGCGACACGCATGGTCACGAACGGATCGCTCTCGCACCGCATCCGGCTGCCGGGCCGCAATGACGAGTTCCGCGAACTCGCCGACGCCTTCGACACGATGCTCGTACAGCTTGAGGCCCACGTCGCCGAACAGCGGCGATTCGCGGCCAACGCCTCGCACGAGTTGCGCACCCCGCTGGCGATCTCGAAGACGCTTCTGGACGTGGCCCGCACCGACCCGGACAGCGATACCGGTGAAGTGATCGAGCGCCTCCATGCCGTCAACACCCGGGCGATCGACCTCACCGAGGCGCTGCTCGTGCTCAGCCGCGCCGGTCAGCGGTCCTTCACCCGTGAACGCGTCGACCTGTCCCTCATGGCAGAGGAAGCCGCCGAACGACTCCTGCCCCTCGCGGAGAAGCACGGCGTCACGGTCCAGACCGGCGGCGACATCACCCCCACGATCGGATCACAGGCGCTCCTGCTGCAGTTGATCACGAACCTCATGCACAACGCGATCGTCCACAACCTGCCGAAGCAGGGCACCGTGTGGGTCAACACCAGCGCCCGCGGCACCCGCCCCGGCACTGTGATGCTCACTGTCGAGAACACCGGCGAGAAGCTCACCCCACAGCTGGTCTCGACACTCACCGAACCCTTCCAGCGCGGGACCGAGCGCGTACATACCGACCACGCGGGCGTCGGCCTGGGCCTGGCCATCGTCAAAACGATCACTCAGGCACACGACGGCACCCTCACCCTCACCCCGCGCTCTGCCGGCGGGGTCCGCGTCGCCGTGGAACTGCCCGCGACACCGCGCGCATCGGCAGGGGCTGGAGCGGAGAGGGACGCGCCGCCACCACAGTGA
- a CDS encoding dihydrofolate reductase family protein, whose amino-acid sequence MTRIIADISVSLDGFVTGPDPGPDNGLGTGGEALHTWAFSDDPEDLRVLREGTARSGAVVLGRRLFDVVDGPNGWDDKTGYGAGEVGKPAFVVVTSSPPESTRLTSLDWTFVTTGLRDAVGAARERAEAASRASGRDLDVVLMGGGATVGSALDAGLVDVLSLHLAPVVLGAGTPLFTGVAPRGLVQRSVTSTSTATHLVYDVL is encoded by the coding sequence ATGACTCGGATCATCGCTGACATCTCGGTCTCGCTCGACGGCTTCGTCACCGGGCCTGACCCGGGCCCCGACAACGGTCTCGGCACCGGAGGCGAGGCCCTGCACACCTGGGCATTCTCCGACGACCCCGAGGACCTACGGGTGCTGCGCGAGGGGACTGCCCGCTCGGGCGCCGTCGTGCTCGGCCGCCGCCTCTTCGACGTGGTCGACGGGCCGAACGGCTGGGACGACAAGACCGGCTACGGCGCCGGTGAGGTCGGCAAGCCCGCGTTCGTCGTCGTGACGAGCTCACCGCCGGAGTCGACGCGGCTCACCTCCCTCGACTGGACGTTCGTCACCACCGGTCTGCGCGACGCCGTCGGCGCCGCGCGCGAGCGCGCCGAGGCGGCATCCAGGGCCAGCGGCAGGGATCTCGACGTAGTCCTGATGGGCGGCGGCGCCACCGTCGGATCCGCGCTCGATGCCGGGCTGGTCGACGTGCTGTCGCTGCACCTTGCACCCGTCGTGCTGGGCGCCGGGACGCCCCTGTTCACCGGCGTGGCGCCGCGCGGGCTTGTGCAGCGGAGCGTGACCTCGACATCGACCGCCACGCACCTGGTCTACGACGTCCTCTGA
- a CDS encoding thioesterase domain-containing protein, which yields MLRHTGDGPFVIVGRSAGGNLAHLVTHHLESTGRAPTGLVLLDTYRITPANSGTDWLLSLAAPPPRAPGRSVLATDPSARLRTDFTGDDDAALAAMGAYNRIFVDWTPSRSPRRRS from the coding sequence GTGCTGCGGCACACCGGGGACGGGCCCTTCGTGATCGTGGGGCGTTCTGCGGGCGGGAACCTCGCGCATTTGGTGACCCACCACCTGGAGAGCACGGGCCGGGCTCCGACGGGCCTGGTGCTCCTGGACACCTACCGCATCACGCCGGCCAACAGCGGCACGGACTGGCTGCTGTCCCTGGCCGCCCCGCCACCACGCGCCCCCGGACGAAGCGTTCTCGCCACCGACCCCTCCGCCCGTCTCCGCACCGACTTCACCGGGGACGACGACGCCGCTCTGGCAGCGATGGGCGCCTACAACCGGATCTTCGTCGACTGGACCCCGAGCCGATCGCCACGCCGACGCTCCTGA
- a CDS encoding pentapeptide repeat-containing protein yields the protein MSDSGNGNGAKKLSTKAWVWGGLSTATFVALLVWGPWWIEGHHLKDGEGELVSGAGIIVTGFRTMLIAIAAGGFTAAGLYYTRERHRLERNQFEHAQEQFAESQQQFQTTLRETQKRDEQQAKLTREGQVTSRYVEAIKLLSSQDDTQRLGAIYSLERIMRDSEADHDTVVTVLAAFIRQHAGLGLGIPRPGEAVQAAVTVIGRRPNRNEAARLDLRRTDLTGLDFERGNFRRARLSGADLRAANLRRTDLSGAWAPEADFRQSYVISTTFEGANLRNAHFSTGNIPVGVREFDQVIIDPEAGTNTAPEEEQS from the coding sequence ATGAGCGACAGCGGCAACGGCAACGGCGCGAAGAAACTCTCCACCAAAGCCTGGGTGTGGGGCGGGCTCAGCACCGCCACGTTTGTCGCGCTCCTCGTCTGGGGCCCCTGGTGGATCGAAGGACACCACCTGAAGGACGGCGAAGGCGAGTTGGTCTCCGGCGCGGGAATCATCGTCACCGGGTTCCGCACCATGCTCATCGCCATCGCCGCCGGCGGCTTCACCGCCGCCGGGCTCTACTACACCCGTGAGAGGCACCGGCTTGAGCGCAACCAGTTCGAGCACGCCCAAGAGCAGTTCGCCGAGAGCCAGCAGCAGTTCCAGACCACGCTTCGCGAGACGCAGAAGCGCGACGAACAACAGGCCAAGCTCACTCGCGAAGGGCAGGTGACCAGCCGCTACGTCGAAGCGATCAAACTGCTCAGCTCACAGGATGACACGCAGCGGCTCGGTGCCATCTACAGCCTCGAACGCATCATGCGGGACAGCGAAGCCGACCATGACACGGTCGTCACCGTCTTAGCGGCCTTCATTCGCCAACACGCGGGGCTGGGCCTTGGCATACCGCGACCCGGCGAAGCCGTACAAGCTGCCGTCACAGTGATCGGGCGCCGCCCCAACCGGAATGAAGCAGCGCGGCTCGACCTGAGGCGGACTGACCTGACGGGGCTCGACTTCGAGCGCGGCAACTTCCGGCGCGCACGCCTGAGCGGAGCCGACCTACGGGCCGCCAACCTTCGCCGTACCGACCTTTCCGGCGCCTGGGCACCCGAGGCGGATTTCCGGCAAAGCTACGTAATCTCGACGACCTTCGAAGGCGCCAACCTGCGCAACGCTCACTTCTCGACAGGAAACATCCCGGTGGGGGTGCGCGAGTTCGACCAAGTCATCATCGATCCAGAGGCCGGAACCAACACTGCTCCCGAGGAAGAGCAGTCCTGA
- a CDS encoding GNAT family N-acetyltransferase, with the protein MDRVIAGAVVAHQGTVLLIRRRVPEGDLVWQFPAGQIKLGESAEQAASREASPLEVAGAAWVSLMAERIPGFRRWGSTSLSRRCPDRRAQGAITGSPTAWHDQLVPADRLKPLTLTAGEFRLRPPSVDEHMEVLALGVDPDVRLWNPRCQITDAASAVRDCLAGADWSDGTHATFSIIDNGSGRYAGNIALHGIDRAHARAKVGYRIAPWTRGQGVATAAVRSVVSWALSDLGLTRLALTHGVENPASCRVAQKAGFDLAYTMPMAKRFGDGQLHDEHLHVLVAPTAAVGN; encoded by the coding sequence ATGGATCGGGTGATCGCGGGTGCGGTGGTCGCGCACCAGGGCACGGTGCTCCTCATCCGCCGCCGGGTTCCGGAGGGTGATCTGGTGTGGCAGTTCCCGGCGGGGCAGATCAAGCTCGGGGAGTCAGCCGAGCAGGCTGCGTCCCGCGAGGCGTCTCCGCTGGAGGTCGCGGGGGCTGCGTGGGTGTCGTTGATGGCGGAGCGGATTCCTGGCTTCCGCCGGTGGGGGAGTACCTCGCTGAGCCGACGCTGCCCTGACCGCCGTGCGCAGGGTGCCATCACCGGTTCTCCGACTGCCTGGCATGATCAACTGGTGCCTGCCGATCGACTGAAGCCTCTCACTCTGACCGCTGGAGAGTTCCGGCTCCGCCCTCCGAGTGTGGATGAGCACATGGAGGTTCTCGCGCTCGGCGTCGACCCGGATGTCCGGCTGTGGAATCCTCGCTGCCAGATCACCGACGCGGCGTCGGCGGTCAGGGACTGTCTCGCCGGCGCGGACTGGTCGGACGGTACTCACGCAACCTTCTCGATCATCGACAACGGCAGCGGACGCTATGCCGGCAACATCGCCCTGCATGGCATCGACCGCGCGCACGCGCGAGCCAAAGTGGGTTACCGCATCGCCCCGTGGACACGCGGGCAGGGAGTGGCCACGGCTGCCGTGCGCAGCGTCGTCAGTTGGGCCCTGAGCGATCTGGGACTCACGCGCCTCGCCCTGACTCACGGTGTGGAAAACCCTGCCTCCTGCAGAGTGGCCCAGAAGGCAGGATTCGACCTCGCGTACACGATGCCCATGGCCAAGCGGTTCGGAGACGGACAGCTCCACGACGAGCACCTCCATGTCCTCGTGGCCCCTACCGCTGCCGTCGGCAACTGA
- a CDS encoding SAM-dependent methyltransferase, whose amino-acid sequence MHSAGDRIDTSTAHSARVYDYILGGKDHYLVDAEAGDAMCRHWPALPVHMLENRRFMHRAGRFLAQERGVRQFLDIGTGLPTAPNLHEVVQEVAPESRVVYVDNDPIVLAHARALLQGSSEGATAYIDADMHDPEAILDSPEFRALIDVNEPVGLMVIGILHFILPPDDRRLVQRLLEPLPSGSFLAMTIGTADFAPEEVGRVADEYAQQGMPMALRDLPTATSLFDGMSLVDPGVTQVHKWQPGSEQDSIDDRAIAMYGAVARKP is encoded by the coding sequence ATGCACAGCGCAGGCGATCGGATTGACACCTCGACCGCGCACTCGGCGCGGGTGTACGACTACATCCTGGGAGGCAAGGACCACTACCTTGTCGACGCAGAGGCAGGCGACGCCATGTGCCGGCACTGGCCGGCGCTGCCCGTGCACATGCTGGAGAACCGGCGGTTCATGCACCGTGCCGGGCGCTTCCTCGCCCAGGAACGCGGTGTCCGGCAGTTCCTCGACATCGGCACCGGACTGCCCACAGCCCCCAACCTGCACGAGGTGGTGCAGGAGGTGGCACCGGAGTCCCGTGTGGTCTACGTCGACAACGACCCCATCGTCCTGGCTCACGCCCGCGCCCTCCTGCAGGGCTCGTCCGAGGGGGCGACCGCCTACATCGACGCTGACATGCACGACCCGGAAGCCATCCTGGACAGTCCCGAATTCCGTGCGCTGATCGACGTGAACGAGCCGGTCGGCTTGATGGTCATCGGAATACTGCACTTCATCTTGCCGCCGGACGACCGGCGTTTGGTGCAGCGACTGCTCGAACCGCTGCCGTCGGGCAGCTTCCTGGCGATGACCATCGGTACCGCCGACTTCGCGCCCGAGGAGGTCGGCCGGGTGGCCGATGAGTACGCCCAGCAGGGCATGCCCATGGCGCTGCGCGACCTGCCGACCGCTACCTCCCTCTTTGACGGGATGTCCCTGGTCGACCCTGGCGTCACCCAGGTTCACAAGTGGCAGCCGGGCTCCGAGCAGGACAGCATCGATGACCGGGCCATCGCCATGTACGGGGCGGTGGCACGTAAGCCCTGA